Within the Medicago truncatula cultivar Jemalong A17 chromosome 4, MtrunA17r5.0-ANR, whole genome shotgun sequence genome, the region accccctcagggACGGGCTGCTCATAGGGTAATAAAAGCATTCTTGAACCTTCCATAAGAATGAGCACCAGATATAGTAATCTAGGTGCAAATTGATCATCATGCAACAAAAAGTTAATGATATACCACTACTAGCTTATACAAAAATTTGGAGACAATTGATCAAAAAAAGCTTATACAAAAATTAGGAGATTGGCAGTGGCACCAGGCAAGCAAAAAGCAGACTTTCATGTGTATTAACAAAATCCTTACCATAACCATGAGATGAGCTGTCTACACAAAGGATCActgatatatttttaaatttgaaaatgagcaaAAAAACCAAACCATACctttgtagcaccgacacttttAATTAAAGACGTGATTAATGTTCAACACATATCAATTTCTAAAACCGACACGTGTGGTTTTATATATCAGTAATCAGTGTTAATGTCGTGTCTGTGTTTGTACAACTGTTTCGTAGTACCATACCATACATAGTCAACAATAAACAACCTTTCATCCTCCACTAAGTAGAGTGGCCATCGTATGAGTCGGCATTGTATTGGCACATGCCATAAATCATGCCAATGAGCAAGTTCAAGGCGTTTCAACCACAAGTTTTTATCCATCCAAATTCAAATATGCCACGCCAATATGATCTCCTCTACTTTCTAGCCTCAAACTTAAAATAATCATTCCGCATTTTCACACCAACACTATACATACTCTACAACTTAATTTCACGCCATGCCATCAACCATAGAATTCAGCATCTATAAATACTCCAAAAACCTTTAAGACCTCTTCACAGTAGCCAACAAATCAAATACACTACATACCCTCTAAAGTTTGTTCAATTCGATACTATACTTGTACTATATAGTTGGcattataattaataacaagGAATCAATGGCTGCACCTTGGTCATGTTGTTTACTTGCGGTGCTCGTTTTGATGTCAGTTATTGAATCAGAAAGCAGAGTAGCAAGGAAGGATTTGGGTTTGGACCTCGGTGGGTTGGGAATTGGACTTGGTGCAGGAGTAGGCTTGGGAATTGGAGGTGGCAGTGGCTCTGGAGCCGGAGCAGGAGCTGGCTCTGGAGCCGGAGCAGGAGCTGGCTCTGGCTCTGGTTCTAGTTCTTCCTCaagttcatcatcatcttcatcttctagTTCCGGTTCCGGTTCTGGGGCAGGGTCGGAGGCAGGCTCATATGCAGGCTCTCGGGCTGGTTCGGGATCAGGTGGTAGAAGTCGCAGTGGTGGTCGTGGTGGTGGTGGGGGAGGTGGTGGAGGCTATGGGCAGGGCTCTGGTTATGGTGAAGGTGGTGGTGATTAATTAAGGAAAAGCATGAATTGATTGACAAATATATAGATAATACGGttgatttaaataaaagaaaatcttAGACTGTTTGGTGCAATAAATTAGTAGCTGGTGTGTACCTAAATAATGAACATGTTAGATGGTTGATGccatgttttgtcaaaaaaaaaaaaaaatggttgatgCCATGCATCATGTGTGTTTTAGTAATAAAAATCAGTTGTGTTTCAATTCAACCTTTGTTTTAGTCTTTTCCTGTTATGATTCCAAATTTCCAATATCTACTTGTAATTTGGCATAGCTTTAGTTTTTTGAGTCGTAGATGATGGCAATGTAATGATGTATCATGGCTGAATTCAGATATATAAAAAAGAGTATTACTTAATTAAGTGCGATATATATCATATTGGGCATAAATGTCCAATATATTCACTCGGTACGTGAAGTCTTTAGTTTGACTGCTGGCGTCTCTAACTTTTATTATTTCTCCTgtattttttacattaattaattaacattttattcaaaaaagtgTCCTTGTGGAGACTTGAATCGGTTACCCCACACTCTattcaaaagaaacaaactaATTCTTCTGCTAACAATTTCTTGTTACATGTTGAAACGGTTCAATATATATTGCATACAATTTTGGCACCCccaacaaaattaatcaagatccACCATTGCTTTCTTTGCATCGCTACAAGAAATTTATCACAAATTTCACTTTTACTGACAGTCAAAATTCATCACTATGGTAAAAAATTTCGTAACTAAATCCGTCTGTCATTGTCAAATGGCTGTCACAACATGTTTTCCACCTTTACCTACGGTTTTGTCCGTAGATAAAActtatcattgttttattttgttcagattatataaaatttctggctccgccaccaCTGGTGCTGCCTATATTTGTCCATTGTAATTACATGCAGATAAAAGCTTTTCTTTACAATTACCGCATGCAGATAAAAAGCTTAGTTGCTGCATATAGTTTTGGCTTCTCTACAATAAGCAATTTactttataaaacaaaataagatatatCAATTGACGGAAAAAATCAagtgttgatatttttaaaaaaaatcataaaccaaTATATTGT harbors:
- the LOC25494271 gene encoding glycine-rich protein 5, with amino-acid sequence MAAPWSCCLLAVLVLMSVIESESRVARKDLGLDLGGLGIGLGAGVGLGIGGGSGSGAGAGAGSGAGAGAGSGSGSSSSSSSSSSSSSSSGSGSGAGSEAGSYAGSRAGSGSGGRSRSGGRGGGG